From a single Mycolicibacterium moriokaense genomic region:
- a CDS encoding SDR family oxidoreductase, protein MRVLVTGATGTLGRQVVPAASAAGHQVYQTKLRVEEVLRDSGVGHTVLRATQFHDLIETSFSIQRYSPVLWALRDIRFQPIDTRDVATRLVELVGSEPMGRVPDIGGPTVHTHAELARMYLTARGRRRKVVAVPVPRRIGAGYRAGANLVRENPVGTIGFAEYLAVGQ, encoded by the coding sequence ATGCGTGTCCTGGTCACCGGAGCAACCGGCACATTGGGCCGTCAGGTGGTGCCCGCCGCATCGGCCGCAGGACATCAGGTGTACCAGACCAAGCTCCGCGTCGAAGAGGTGCTGAGGGATAGCGGCGTCGGTCACACCGTGCTGCGCGCCACCCAGTTCCACGATCTGATCGAAACCAGCTTCTCGATTCAGCGGTACTCGCCGGTGCTGTGGGCGCTCCGCGACATCCGCTTCCAGCCGATCGACACCCGCGACGTCGCCACACGGCTCGTCGAACTGGTCGGCTCCGAACCCATGGGCCGGGTCCCCGACATCGGCGGCCCGACGGTCCACACGCACGCGGAGTTGGCGCGGATGTACCTCACAGCCCGCGGTCGCCGCCGGAAGGTGGTGGCGGTTCCCGTTCCCCGGCGTATCGGGGCCGGCTACCGCGCAGGTGCGAATCTGGTCCGGGAGAACCCCGTCGGCACCATCGGGTTTGCCGAGTACCTGGCGGTCGGGCAATAA
- a CDS encoding DUF7218 family protein, which translates to MPNPSIKNEKLYEDLREEGNSKQKSARIANAAAARGTSAVGRKGGKSGSYDDWTVPELKKRAKEIGISGYSSLTKSKLIDKIRNS; encoded by the coding sequence ATGCCCAATCCGTCCATCAAGAACGAAAAGCTGTACGAGGACCTCCGCGAGGAGGGCAACTCGAAGCAGAAGTCCGCCAGGATCGCCAACGCCGCCGCAGCTCGCGGCACCTCGGCCGTGGGCCGCAAGGGCGGGAAGTCCGGTTCCTACGACGACTGGACGGTCCCGGAGCTGAAGAAACGGGCCAAGGAGATCGGCATCTCCGGTTACTCGTCGCTGACCAAGTCGAAGCTGATCGACAAGATCCGCAACTCCTAG
- a CDS encoding enoyl-CoA hydratase family protein, with amino-acid sequence MSTLVRYSVEAGVARLTLDSPGNRNALSVELVNQLHEGLTAATEEAGVRAVVLGHTGGTFCAGADLAEAAGRDPSDVAVDRAQEMTRLLRRILELPLPVIGAIDGNVRAGGLGIVGACDIVVAGPASTFALTEARIGVAPSIISLTLLPKMTARAAGRYFLTGEKFGAAEAADIGLVTIAADDVDATVKSLTAAIGKASPQGLAASKALTTAPLLAAFDRDADTLTRQSAELFVSEEAREGMLAFLQKRPPSWAIAEE; translated from the coding sequence ATGAGCACCCTGGTCCGTTACTCCGTCGAAGCCGGCGTCGCCCGGCTGACGCTGGATTCGCCGGGCAACCGCAATGCGCTGTCGGTCGAGTTGGTGAACCAGCTGCATGAAGGGTTGACCGCCGCCACCGAGGAGGCCGGGGTACGGGCGGTGGTGCTCGGCCACACTGGCGGAACCTTCTGCGCAGGAGCGGATCTCGCCGAAGCGGCGGGAAGAGATCCCAGCGACGTCGCCGTCGACCGGGCCCAAGAGATGACCCGGCTGCTGCGGCGCATCCTCGAGCTGCCGCTGCCGGTGATCGGGGCCATCGACGGGAACGTGCGCGCGGGCGGCCTCGGCATCGTCGGGGCCTGCGACATCGTGGTCGCCGGGCCGGCGAGCACGTTCGCGCTGACCGAGGCGCGCATCGGCGTTGCGCCGTCGATCATTTCGCTGACCCTGCTCCCGAAGATGACCGCGCGCGCCGCGGGCCGCTACTTCCTGACCGGCGAGAAGTTCGGCGCCGCGGAGGCGGCCGACATCGGCTTGGTCACCATCGCCGCCGACGACGTCGACGCGACGGTGAAGAGCCTGACCGCCGCGATCGGCAAGGCGTCGCCGCAGGGTCTCGCCGCCTCGAAGGCACTCACCACCGCGCCACTGCTCGCGGCCTTCGACCGAGACGCCGACACATTGACCCGGCAGTCGGCCGAGTTGTTCGTATCCGAGGAGGCCCGGGAAGGCATGCTGGCATTCCTGCAGAAGCGACCACCGAGCTGGGCGATCGCCGAGGAGTAG
- a CDS encoding cell division protein PerM, whose amino-acid sequence MENRPVGTRQARELLRVAFGPSVVALGIIAAVVLLQLLIANSDMTGALGAIASMWLGVHMVPISIGGSELGVMPLLPMLAMVWGTARSTAGATSPQGSWFVTRWVVASALGGPLLIAAVSLAVIHDASSVLTKLQTPDALRAFACVLAVHAAGALIGVGSRIGRRVLADSPLPDWLPDAFRAATAGVLALLGLSGVVVVGSLIVHWATMDDLYGVTNSVFGQFSLTLLAALYIPNVLVGAAAVAVGSSAHIGLATFSAFTVFGGDIPALPVLAAVPTPPLGPVWVALLIVAAAAGVALGQQSARKPLPLVPAVAKLLVAAALAALVMALLGYAGGGRLGNFGPVGVDQATFGPAVFLWFAGIGGLTVAMTGGIARRVKPPKPVLERGPEPESEAERDAEAEPAAEDEPDVEPEADEPPAEEPDVEPEFDEAHQAEPDPPPAPVEPLDPFEGPFDDPEEHFVADNDDAPDPTTGRAPNSDD is encoded by the coding sequence GTGGAAAACCGGCCAGTCGGCACACGCCAGGCGCGTGAGCTGCTTCGGGTCGCGTTCGGGCCGTCCGTCGTGGCACTGGGCATCATCGCGGCGGTGGTGTTGCTGCAGCTGCTGATCGCCAACAGCGACATGACTGGCGCGCTGGGTGCGATCGCGAGCATGTGGCTGGGCGTACACATGGTGCCGATCTCGATCGGCGGCAGTGAGCTCGGCGTCATGCCGCTGCTGCCCATGCTCGCGATGGTGTGGGGTACCGCACGCTCCACAGCGGGGGCCACGTCGCCGCAGGGCTCCTGGTTCGTCACCCGGTGGGTCGTCGCATCCGCCCTGGGTGGTCCACTCTTGATCGCCGCGGTCTCGCTGGCCGTCATACACGACGCGTCGTCCGTGCTCACGAAGCTGCAGACTCCCGACGCCCTGCGCGCATTCGCCTGCGTGCTCGCGGTGCACGCGGCGGGCGCACTGATCGGGGTCGGATCCCGGATCGGTCGACGGGTGCTGGCGGACTCACCGCTGCCCGACTGGCTGCCCGACGCGTTCCGTGCGGCCACCGCCGGAGTGCTGGCGCTCCTCGGGCTCTCCGGCGTCGTGGTGGTGGGGTCGTTGATCGTGCACTGGGCGACGATGGACGACCTCTACGGGGTCACCAACTCAGTGTTCGGGCAGTTCAGCCTGACGTTGCTGGCCGCGCTGTACATACCGAACGTGCTCGTCGGCGCCGCCGCGGTCGCCGTCGGGTCCAGTGCGCACATCGGGTTGGCGACGTTCAGTGCGTTCACCGTGTTCGGTGGCGACATCCCCGCGCTGCCGGTGCTGGCCGCTGTCCCGACGCCACCGCTGGGCCCGGTATGGGTGGCGCTGCTGATTGTCGCGGCGGCCGCCGGGGTGGCGTTGGGTCAGCAGTCGGCGCGGAAACCGTTGCCGTTGGTGCCGGCCGTGGCGAAGCTCCTCGTGGCCGCCGCGCTCGCGGCGCTGGTCATGGCGTTGCTCGGCTATGCCGGTGGCGGTCGGCTGGGCAACTTCGGTCCTGTCGGCGTCGACCAGGCGACGTTCGGGCCGGCCGTGTTCCTGTGGTTCGCCGGGATCGGTGGGCTGACCGTGGCGATGACGGGCGGTATCGCCCGACGGGTCAAGCCGCCGAAGCCGGTTCTGGAACGCGGGCCAGAGCCCGAATCAGAGGCGGAGCGGGATGCCGAGGCAGAACCGGCGGCTGAGGACGAGCCTGACGTGGAGCCGGAAGCGGACGAGCCGCCGGCCGAGGAGCCCGATGTCGAGCCGGAGTTCGACGAGGCCCACCAAGCAGAACCCGACCCCCCGCCTGCTCCTGTTGAGCCGCTCGACCCATTCGAAGGCCCATTCGATGACCCGGAGGAGCACTTCGTCGCGGACAACGACGATGCTCCGGACCCGACCACAGGTCGCGCCCCCAACAGCGATGACTAG
- a CDS encoding DUF1707 SHOCT-like domain-containing protein, which produces MSTPASRNGSMRAADTDRIQMAQLLSDAAAQGRLPLSEYEARLTKAYAAQTYDELDRLSADLPGAFTRGPSGGPVRPAPSTLLLAIMSGFERRGRWNVPKRMTTFALFGGGVVDLRYADFTSPEVDIHSYSIFGGQTILVPPEVNVDLRGIGVMGTFDHSVSGEGTPGAPCVRIRGFSLWGSVAVKRKARKASS; this is translated from the coding sequence ATGAGCACTCCAGCGTCGCGTAACGGTTCGATGCGCGCTGCAGATACCGATCGGATCCAGATGGCGCAGTTGCTCAGTGATGCCGCGGCCCAGGGCCGATTGCCGCTGAGCGAGTACGAAGCGCGCCTGACGAAGGCATATGCCGCTCAGACGTATGACGAGCTCGACCGGCTCTCCGCCGACCTGCCCGGCGCGTTCACCCGCGGCCCCAGCGGCGGCCCCGTCCGGCCGGCGCCGTCGACTCTGCTGCTGGCGATCATGAGCGGCTTCGAGCGCCGCGGCCGCTGGAACGTCCCCAAACGGATGACCACCTTTGCCCTGTTCGGCGGCGGCGTCGTCGATTTGCGCTATGCGGACTTCACGTCGCCGGAAGTCGACATCCACTCGTACTCGATTTTCGGAGGTCAGACGATCCTGGTACCGCCCGAGGTGAACGTGGACCTGCGCGGCATCGGGGTGATGGGCACCTTCGACCACAGCGTCAGCGGCGAAGGCACACCCGGCGCGCCGTGTGTGCGTATCCGCGGCTTCTCACTGTGGGGAAGCGTCGCCGTCAAGCGCAAGGCGCGCAAGGCCAGCAGCTAG
- a CDS encoding vWA domain-containing protein translates to MAKRTSRYSRYTGGPDPLAPPIDLREALEQIGQDVMEGSSPRRALSELLRRGTQNMRGADKLAAEANRRRRELLQRNNLDGTLQEIKKLLDEAVLAERKELARALDDDARFNEMRIESLPPSPAKAVQELSDYDWRSAEARQKYEQIKDLLGREMLDQRFAGMKQALENATDEDRQRVNDMLDDLNDLLDKHAQGTDTPEDFKNFMDKHGEFFPENPRDVEELLDSLAKRAAAAQRFRNSLSADQRAELDALAQQAFGSPSLMNALNRLDSHLQAARPGEDWEGSSRFSGDNPMGMGEGTQAMADIAELEELTEALSQSYAGATMEDVDLEMLARQLGDEAAVDAATLAELERALVNQGFLDRGSDGQWRLSPKAMRQLGQAALRDVAQQLSGRHGERDTRRAGAAGELTGATRAWAFGDTEPWNVTRTLTNSVLRQAGTGSVDMPLKITVDDVEISETETRTQAAVALLVDTSFSMVMENRWLPMKRTALALSHLISTRFRSDALQIIAFGRYARTVTTAELTGLEGVYEQGTNLHHALALAGRHLRRHPNAQPVVLVVTDGEPTAHLESYGEEGTSVFFDYPPHPRTIAHTVKGFDDMAGLGAQVTIFRLGNDAGLAKFIDQVARRVEGRVVVPDLDGLGAAVVGDYLRSRRRR, encoded by the coding sequence ATGGCTAAACGCACTTCGCGGTATTCGCGATACACCGGCGGGCCCGACCCCTTGGCCCCGCCGATCGATCTACGCGAGGCACTCGAGCAGATCGGGCAGGACGTCATGGAGGGCAGCTCGCCCAGGCGCGCGCTGTCGGAATTGTTGCGGCGGGGCACGCAGAACATGCGTGGCGCGGACAAGCTCGCCGCCGAGGCCAACCGTCGCCGCCGGGAATTGTTGCAGCGCAACAATCTTGACGGCACCCTGCAGGAGATCAAGAAGCTGCTCGACGAGGCGGTGCTGGCGGAGCGCAAGGAGTTGGCGCGGGCGCTCGACGACGATGCGCGGTTCAACGAGATGCGTATCGAGTCGTTGCCGCCGTCGCCCGCGAAGGCGGTGCAGGAGCTCTCCGACTACGACTGGCGCAGTGCCGAGGCGCGCCAAAAGTACGAGCAGATCAAGGATCTCCTCGGTCGCGAGATGCTCGACCAGCGATTTGCCGGTATGAAGCAGGCCCTGGAGAACGCGACCGACGAGGATCGCCAGCGCGTCAACGACATGCTCGACGACCTCAATGACCTGCTGGACAAACACGCCCAGGGCACCGATACGCCCGAGGACTTCAAGAACTTCATGGACAAGCACGGCGAGTTCTTCCCGGAGAACCCGCGCGACGTCGAGGAGCTGCTGGACTCACTGGCGAAGCGGGCGGCCGCCGCGCAGCGCTTCCGCAACAGCCTGTCGGCCGATCAGCGTGCCGAGCTGGATGCGTTGGCGCAGCAGGCATTCGGCTCGCCGTCCCTGATGAATGCGCTCAACCGACTCGACAGCCATCTGCAGGCGGCGCGGCCGGGGGAGGACTGGGAGGGCTCGTCGCGGTTCTCCGGCGACAACCCGATGGGCATGGGCGAGGGCACCCAGGCGATGGCCGACATCGCCGAACTGGAGGAACTCACCGAGGCACTGTCGCAGAGCTATGCCGGCGCCACGATGGAGGACGTCGATCTTGAGATGCTGGCCCGCCAACTCGGCGATGAGGCCGCGGTCGATGCGGCGACGCTGGCCGAACTCGAGCGGGCACTGGTGAATCAGGGCTTCCTCGACCGCGGGTCGGACGGTCAGTGGCGGCTGTCGCCGAAGGCTATGCGCCAGCTCGGTCAGGCCGCGCTTCGGGATGTGGCGCAACAGCTTTCAGGACGACACGGTGAACGCGACACCCGTCGCGCAGGTGCTGCCGGTGAACTGACCGGCGCGACGCGGGCATGGGCGTTCGGCGACACCGAACCGTGGAACGTCACCAGGACCCTGACAAACTCGGTGCTGCGTCAGGCCGGTACCGGCAGTGTCGACATGCCGTTGAAGATCACCGTCGACGACGTCGAGATCTCCGAGACGGAGACCCGTACCCAGGCCGCTGTGGCGCTGCTGGTCGACACCTCGTTCTCGATGGTGATGGAGAACCGCTGGCTGCCGATGAAGCGCACGGCGCTGGCCTTGAGCCATCTCATCAGCACCCGGTTCCGCTCGGATGCGTTGCAGATCATCGCTTTCGGTCGCTATGCCCGCACCGTGACGACCGCCGAACTGACGGGGCTGGAGGGCGTCTACGAGCAGGGCACCAATCTGCACCATGCGCTGGCCCTGGCGGGCAGGCACCTGCGCCGCCATCCCAACGCGCAACCGGTGGTGCTCGTGGTGACCGACGGTGAACCGACCGCGCACCTCGAGTCATACGGCGAAGAAGGAACGTCGGTGTTCTTCGACTACCCGCCGCATCCGCGGACCATCGCCCATACGGTGAAGGGTTTCGACGACATGGCGGGGCTGGGTGCGCAGGTGACGATCTTCCGGCTGGGCAACGACGCCGGGCTCGCCAAGTTCATCGACCAGGTTGCGCGCCGCGTCGAGGGGCGCGTCGTGGTGCCCGATCTCGACGGTTTGGGCGCCGCGGTTGTCGGCGATTATTTACGTTCGCGTCGACGCCGCTAG
- a CDS encoding acyl-CoA dehydrogenase family protein, with protein sequence MSFVETAEQQELRKAVAAMAANYGQDYYLEKARAGQHTDELWSEAGKLGFIGVNLPEEYGGGGAGMYELSLVMEEMAAAGCALLLMVVSPAINGTIISKFGTEEQKKRWIPGIADGSITMAFAITEPDAGSNSHRITTTARRDGSDWILNGQKVFISGIDQSQAVLVVGRTEDHKTGNLKPALFIVPTDTPGLSWTKIEMELISPESQFQVFLDEVRLPADALVGSEDAAIAQLFAGLNPERIMGAASAVGMGRFAINKAVDYVKTRQVWKTPIGAHQGLSHPLAQNHIEIELAKLMMQKAATLYDLGDDAGAAEAANMAKYAAGEASVRAVDQAVQSLGGNGLTKEYGIAAAVTASKLARIAPVSREMVLNFVAQTSLGLPRSY encoded by the coding sequence ATGAGCTTCGTCGAGACCGCAGAGCAGCAGGAGCTGCGCAAGGCCGTCGCCGCGATGGCCGCCAACTACGGCCAGGACTACTACCTGGAGAAGGCCCGCGCCGGCCAGCACACCGACGAGTTATGGAGTGAGGCAGGCAAACTCGGCTTCATCGGCGTGAACCTGCCCGAGGAGTACGGCGGCGGCGGCGCGGGCATGTACGAGCTGTCGCTGGTCATGGAGGAGATGGCCGCGGCCGGCTGCGCACTGCTGCTGATGGTGGTCTCCCCCGCCATCAACGGCACGATAATCTCCAAGTTCGGCACCGAGGAGCAGAAGAAGCGCTGGATTCCCGGCATCGCCGACGGGTCCATCACGATGGCGTTCGCGATCACCGAACCCGACGCCGGATCCAACAGCCACCGCATCACCACCACCGCACGCCGCGACGGCAGCGACTGGATCCTCAATGGCCAGAAGGTGTTCATCTCCGGTATCGACCAGTCGCAGGCCGTTCTCGTGGTGGGCCGCACTGAAGACCATAAGACCGGCAACCTCAAACCCGCGCTGTTCATCGTGCCCACCGACACCCCCGGGCTCAGCTGGACCAAGATCGAGATGGAGCTCATCAGCCCGGAAAGCCAGTTCCAGGTGTTCCTCGACGAGGTGCGCCTGCCCGCCGATGCGCTGGTGGGCTCCGAGGACGCCGCCATCGCGCAGCTGTTCGCGGGCCTGAACCCGGAGCGCATCATGGGTGCGGCCAGCGCGGTCGGGATGGGCCGATTCGCGATCAACAAGGCCGTCGACTACGTCAAGACCCGGCAGGTGTGGAAGACGCCGATCGGTGCGCACCAGGGATTGTCACATCCGTTGGCGCAGAACCACATCGAGATCGAGTTGGCGAAGCTGATGATGCAGAAGGCGGCCACCCTCTACGACCTCGGCGACGACGCGGGCGCGGCCGAAGCCGCGAACATGGCCAAGTACGCGGCGGGTGAGGCCTCGGTACGGGCCGTCGACCAGGCGGTCCAGAGCCTCGGCGGCAACGGGCTGACCAAGGAGTACGGCATCGCGGCGGCGGTGACCGCGTCGAAGCTGGCGCGCATCGCACCCGTCAGCCGCGAAATGGTGCTCAATTTCGTCGCGCAGACCTCACTGGGTCTGCCACGGTCGTACTGA
- the purH gene encoding bifunctional phosphoribosylaminoimidazolecarboxamide formyltransferase/IMP cyclohydrolase — MTDRRAIRRALISVYDKTGLADLARGLHEAGVELVSTGSTAKTIADAGVPVTSVEQVTGFPEVLDGRVKTLHPHVHAGLLADQRKPAHVAALAELGVAPFELVVVNLYPFSQTVDSGAGEDECVEQIDIGGPSMVRAAAKNHPSVAVVVDPLGYDGVLSAVRAGGFTLEERKKLAALAFRHTAEYDVAVAGWMSSVLTSEGDSATPSLPVWAGATWRREAVLRYGENPHQQAALYRNDVDWPGLAQAQQLHGKEMSYNNYTDADAAWRAAFDHEEICVAIIKHANPCGIAISSVSVADAHRKAHACDPLSAFGGVIAANTEVTVEMAETVADIFTEVIIAPAYEPGAVEVLARKKNIRVLLASEPQTGGTEFRQISGGLLIQQRDEFTAPGDDANNWTLAAGSPADPATLEDLKFAWRTCRAVKSNAIVVAADGATVGVGMGQVNRVDAAKLAVQRAGDRVRGAVAASDAFFPFPDGLEVLTEAGVKAIVHPGGSVRDEEVTAAAAKAGITLYLTGARHFAH; from the coding sequence ATGACTGACCGTAGGGCTATTCGGCGCGCATTGATCAGCGTGTACGACAAGACCGGTCTCGCTGACCTCGCGCGCGGTCTGCACGAGGCGGGCGTCGAACTCGTCTCGACCGGTTCGACCGCGAAAACCATTGCCGACGCTGGTGTTCCGGTCACCTCGGTCGAACAGGTCACCGGGTTCCCCGAGGTGCTCGACGGCAGGGTCAAGACGCTGCACCCGCATGTGCATGCCGGGTTGCTCGCCGATCAGCGCAAGCCCGCGCACGTGGCGGCGCTCGCCGAACTCGGCGTCGCGCCATTCGAATTGGTGGTCGTCAACCTCTACCCGTTCAGCCAGACCGTCGACTCCGGCGCCGGTGAGGACGAATGCGTCGAGCAGATCGACATCGGCGGGCCGTCGATGGTGCGCGCCGCCGCCAAGAACCATCCCAGCGTCGCGGTGGTCGTCGACCCGTTGGGTTACGACGGTGTGCTCTCCGCGGTGCGGGCCGGCGGGTTCACACTCGAAGAACGGAAGAAGCTGGCGGCCTTGGCATTCCGGCACACCGCCGAATACGACGTCGCAGTGGCGGGGTGGATGTCGTCGGTGCTCACTTCCGAAGGGGACTCGGCGACGCCGTCGTTGCCCGTGTGGGCGGGCGCGACGTGGCGTCGGGAAGCCGTGCTGCGGTACGGCGAGAACCCGCACCAGCAGGCCGCGTTGTATCGCAACGACGTGGATTGGCCGGGTCTCGCGCAGGCTCAGCAGTTGCACGGAAAAGAGATGTCCTACAACAACTACACCGATGCCGACGCCGCATGGCGTGCGGCGTTCGACCACGAAGAGATCTGCGTGGCGATCATCAAGCACGCCAATCCGTGCGGCATCGCGATCTCGTCGGTGTCGGTGGCCGATGCCCACCGCAAGGCCCACGCATGCGATCCGCTGTCCGCGTTCGGCGGGGTGATCGCGGCCAACACCGAGGTGACCGTCGAGATGGCCGAGACGGTCGCCGACATCTTCACGGAGGTGATCATCGCGCCCGCGTATGAGCCAGGTGCGGTGGAAGTGCTTGCGCGCAAGAAGAACATCCGCGTGTTGTTGGCGTCCGAGCCGCAGACCGGCGGCACCGAGTTCCGTCAGATCAGCGGCGGGCTGCTGATCCAGCAGCGCGACGAGTTCACCGCACCCGGCGACGACGCCAACAACTGGACACTGGCCGCCGGCTCACCGGCGGACCCGGCGACGCTGGAAGACCTGAAATTCGCGTGGCGGACGTGTCGCGCGGTCAAGTCCAACGCGATCGTCGTCGCCGCCGACGGTGCGACCGTCGGGGTCGGCATGGGACAGGTCAATCGGGTGGACGCCGCCAAACTCGCCGTGCAGCGCGCGGGCGATCGCGTCCGTGGGGCCGTCGCCGCGTCCGACGCCTTCTTCCCGTTCCCCGACGGCCTGGAGGTGCTGACGGAGGCCGGCGTGAAGGCGATCGTGCACCCCGGCGGATCGGTGCGTGACGAAGAAGTCACCGCGGCGGCCGCAAAGGCGGGCATCACGCTGTACCTCACCGGCGCCCGCCACTTCGCGCACTAG
- the purN gene encoding phosphoribosylglycinamide formyltransferase yields MQQPVHVPPKVPARVVVLASGTGSLLRSLLDATNGDYPARIVAVGVDRNCPAVDIAASASVPSYAVRLRDHVDRDAWDVAITKATEAHEPDLIVSAGFMKILGPHFLSRFMGRIINTHPALLPAFPGAHAVPDALEYGVKVTGCSVHLVDAGTDTGPLLAQEAVPVLDDDDEAALHERIKVVERRLLVDVLAAVATRGVTWTGRKAKLG; encoded by the coding sequence GTGCAGCAACCGGTTCATGTGCCCCCGAAGGTGCCTGCCCGGGTTGTGGTGCTGGCATCCGGCACCGGTTCGCTGTTGCGCTCACTTCTCGACGCCACCAACGGCGACTACCCGGCCAGGATCGTTGCGGTCGGCGTCGACCGCAACTGTCCGGCCGTCGACATCGCCGCGTCGGCATCCGTGCCGAGCTACGCCGTGCGGCTGCGCGACCATGTCGACCGCGATGCGTGGGACGTCGCGATCACCAAGGCCACCGAAGCCCACGAGCCCGACCTCATCGTGTCCGCCGGTTTCATGAAAATTCTTGGCCCCCATTTTCTTTCCCGCTTCATGGGCAGGATCATCAACACCCATCCCGCGCTGCTGCCTGCCTTCCCGGGTGCGCACGCGGTTCCCGATGCGCTCGAGTACGGCGTCAAGGTGACGGGCTGCAGCGTGCACCTCGTCGATGCCGGAACCGATACCGGGCCGTTGTTGGCCCAGGAAGCCGTGCCCGTACTCGACGATGACGACGAAGCCGCCCTGCACGAGCGGATCAAGGTCGTCGAACGGCGACTGCTCGTGGATGTGCTGGCCGCGGTGGCGACCCGCGGTGTGACCTGGACCGGACGAAAGGCGAAATTAGGATGA
- a CDS encoding sigma 54-interacting transcriptional regulator produces MTSPNDLPRTVGELRASGHVERGVKAEIRENLLAALAEGRDAWPGILGFEDTVIPQLERALIAGHDVVLLGERGQGKTRLLRALTNLLDEWTPVIAGAELNEHPYSPITPESIRRAADSGDDLPVEWRHRSERYTEKLATPDTSVADLVGDIDPIKVAEGRSLGDPETIAYGLIPRAHRGIVAINELPDLAERIQVSMLNVMEERDIQVRGYTLRLPLDVIVVASANPEDYTNRGRIITPLKDRFGAEIRTHYPYELEAEVGVIRQEAHLAAEVPGYLLHVLARFARYLRESRSIDQRSGVSARFAIAAAETVAASARHRAALLGEEDPVARVVDLSTVIDVLRGKLEFESGEEGREQAVLEHLLRRATADTAQRLLGGIDVGPLVVAIENGSAVTTGERVSSREVLAAVPEVPAIAEIQKRLEATSDGQRAAAVELALEALYLAKRIDKVSSEGETVYG; encoded by the coding sequence GTGACATCACCTAACGACCTGCCCCGCACCGTCGGAGAGCTGCGAGCCTCCGGTCACGTCGAACGGGGCGTCAAAGCCGAGATCCGAGAGAACCTGCTGGCCGCTCTGGCCGAAGGTCGCGACGCATGGCCGGGCATCCTGGGCTTCGAGGACACCGTGATCCCGCAGCTGGAACGGGCCCTGATCGCCGGGCACGACGTGGTGCTCCTCGGCGAACGCGGACAAGGCAAGACGCGGCTGCTGCGGGCGCTGACCAATCTGCTCGACGAGTGGACCCCCGTCATCGCGGGCGCGGAACTGAACGAGCACCCGTACTCGCCGATCACGCCCGAATCGATCCGGCGGGCTGCGGACTCCGGCGACGATCTGCCCGTTGAGTGGCGGCACCGCAGCGAGCGCTACACCGAGAAGCTCGCGACCCCCGACACCAGCGTGGCCGACCTCGTCGGCGACATCGACCCCATCAAGGTGGCCGAGGGCCGCAGCCTCGGTGACCCCGAGACCATCGCCTACGGCCTGATCCCGCGCGCGCACCGCGGCATCGTCGCGATCAACGAGCTGCCCGACCTCGCTGAGCGCATCCAGGTGTCGATGCTGAACGTGATGGAGGAGCGCGACATCCAGGTGCGCGGCTACACGCTGCGGCTGCCGCTGGACGTGATCGTCGTCGCGAGCGCCAACCCCGAGGACTACACCAACCGCGGGCGCATCATCACACCGCTGAAGGACCGCTTCGGCGCCGAGATCCGCACGCACTACCCGTACGAACTCGAGGCCGAGGTCGGCGTCATCCGTCAGGAGGCGCACCTGGCCGCCGAGGTCCCCGGGTACCTGCTGCATGTGCTCGCCCGGTTCGCCCGCTACCTGCGCGAGTCGCGCTCGATCGACCAGCGGTCCGGTGTGTCGGCGCGCTTCGCGATCGCCGCGGCCGAGACCGTCGCGGCCTCGGCCCGGCACCGCGCCGCCTTGCTCGGCGAGGAGGATCCGGTGGCGCGGGTGGTCGACCTGTCGACCGTGATCGACGTGCTGCGCGGCAAGCTGGAGTTCGAATCCGGCGAGGAGGGCCGCGAGCAGGCCGTGCTCGAACACCTCCTGCGCCGCGCCACGGCCGACACCGCGCAGCGACTGCTAGGCGGAATCGACGTCGGTCCGCTGGTCGTCGCAATCGAGAACGGTTCCGCGGTCACCACCGGCGAGCGGGTGTCCTCCCGCGAGGTGCTGGCCGCCGTGCCGGAGGTGCCTGCGATCGCGGAGATCCAGAAACGGCTCGAGGCGACGAGCGACGGCCAGCGTGCGGCCGCCGTCGAACTGGCGCTCGAGGCGCTGTATTTGGCCAAACGCATCGACAAGGTGTCCTCAGAGGGCGAAACCGTTTATGGCTAA